A portion of the Streptomyces erythrochromogenes genome contains these proteins:
- a CDS encoding LCP family protein, which yields MSAHRRKTTTRRRPPSRRRRPVRTLLVATCALAVMAGGGAWYLYRDLAAGIGSSKALEGAEKSKFGDTNILLIGLDSRRDQNGEKLPAEVLDQLHAGGSDIGGYNANTLILLHVPGDGSRAKAFSVPRDDFVDIPGHGKDKIKKAYGLAKARKEGQLAAAGVKDSRQLEREGREAGRAAQIATVRAFLGVPVDHFAELNLAGFHHLADALGGVPVCLNKAVKDPYSGADFPAGPQTLDGRQSLAFVRQRHGLDGGDLDRTKRQQAFLAGATKKLNSAGTFTDPVKLIKLIDVAKQDVVTDQGWDLAAFVKQAKSLSGGRVQFTTLPVERFGRNLGEDINVVDDMKIKRLIAEQIGPKASASPGAPSAPASGPGAPGSAPGAREASPPPASSPSPKDGGGIPCVD from the coding sequence ATGAGCGCGCACCGGAGGAAGACGACGACCCGACGCCGCCCCCCGTCCCGCCGCCGGCGGCCGGTCCGCACGCTGCTGGTCGCGACCTGCGCGCTGGCGGTGATGGCCGGCGGGGGCGCCTGGTACCTGTACCGGGACCTGGCCGCCGGAATCGGCAGTTCCAAGGCCCTCGAAGGAGCCGAGAAGTCGAAGTTCGGCGACACCAACATCCTGCTCATCGGCCTGGACAGCCGCCGGGATCAGAACGGCGAGAAACTGCCCGCAGAGGTCCTCGACCAACTGCACGCCGGCGGTTCGGACATCGGCGGCTACAACGCGAACACCCTGATCCTGCTGCACGTGCCGGGGGACGGCAGCCGGGCGAAGGCCTTCTCGGTGCCGCGCGACGACTTCGTCGACATACCCGGCCACGGCAAGGACAAGATCAAGAAGGCGTACGGGCTGGCGAAGGCCCGGAAGGAGGGGCAGCTCGCCGCAGCGGGCGTGAAGGACTCCCGGCAGCTGGAACGGGAGGGCCGGGAGGCGGGGCGAGCGGCCCAGATCGCGACGGTGCGCGCCTTCCTGGGGGTGCCGGTCGATCACTTCGCCGAGCTGAACCTGGCCGGTTTCCACCACCTCGCGGACGCGCTGGGCGGCGTACCGGTGTGCCTGAACAAGGCGGTCAAGGACCCGTACTCGGGCGCCGACTTCCCGGCCGGCCCGCAGACCCTCGACGGCCGGCAGTCGCTCGCCTTCGTGCGCCAGCGGCACGGTCTGGACGGCGGCGACCTGGACCGGACGAAGCGGCAGCAGGCGTTCCTCGCGGGTGCGACGAAGAAGCTGAACTCGGCCGGGACCTTCACCGACCCGGTGAAGCTGATCAAGCTGATCGACGTCGCGAAACAGGACGTGGTGACCGACCAGGGGTGGGACCTGGCGGCGTTCGTGAAGCAGGCGAAGAGCCTGTCCGGCGGCAGGGTGCAGTTCACGACACTCCCCGTCGAGCGCTTCGGAAGGAACCTTGGGGAGGACATCAACGTCGTAGATGATATGAAGATAAAGCGCCTCATTGCAGAGCAGATCGGACCCAAGGCTTCCGCAAGCCCCGGCGCGCCGAGCGCCCCGGCGAGCGGGCCCGGCGCGCCCGGCTCCGCACCGGGGGCGCGTGAGGCGTCACCCCCACCGGCCTCTTCGCCCTCCCCGAAGGACGGCGGCGGCATCCCGTGCGTGGACTGA
- a CDS encoding FtsW/RodA/SpoVE family cell cycle protein: MRGLRPLTTAGARRRTEALLLVFVIVIAVFGHAAAGLAMNGELPPNLADFTISMTLLALVGHLGVRRFAAYADPLVFPLAMLLTGLGLVLIHRLDQGYIERWNSEANAPGQLLWTVVGVAACIAVLALLRDHRLLQRFIYITMAVALVLLIAPAFFGADTYGAKRWIILFGFSIQPGEFVKIMIAIFFAGYLVIHRDSLALTGRKFLGMRLPPMRQLGPIITVWILSMLVLVFERDLGTSLIFFGVFVVMLYVATERTSWIVCGLLMASAGAFVVGSTEPHVKARVAAWLNPLSVYWETPPPGVTSDQSAQALFSFGTGGISGTGLGMGHPELIKFAGRSDFILTTVGEELGLAGVMAVLILYALLVQRGLRMALGARDPFGKLLAVGLASALALQVFVVAGGVTGLIPLTGKALPFLAKGGSSLLANWIMIALLLRISDSAERQREADARGPAETTITPVVQV, from the coding sequence GTGCGTGGACTGAGGCCCCTGACGACGGCGGGCGCCCGCCGCCGCACCGAGGCGCTGCTCCTCGTCTTCGTCATCGTCATCGCCGTCTTCGGGCACGCCGCCGCTGGCCTCGCCATGAACGGCGAGCTCCCGCCCAACCTCGCCGACTTCACCATCTCCATGACGCTGCTGGCGCTGGTGGGGCACCTGGGCGTGCGCCGCTTCGCGGCCTACGCGGATCCGCTGGTCTTCCCGCTCGCCATGCTGCTGACCGGGCTGGGGCTGGTACTGATCCACCGGCTCGACCAGGGCTACATCGAGCGGTGGAACTCCGAAGCCAACGCCCCGGGCCAGCTGCTGTGGACGGTGGTCGGCGTCGCCGCGTGCATCGCTGTACTGGCCCTGCTGCGTGACCACCGGCTGCTCCAGCGGTTCATCTACATCACGATGGCGGTCGCGCTGGTGCTGCTGATCGCGCCGGCGTTCTTCGGCGCGGACACGTACGGCGCCAAGCGGTGGATCATCCTCTTCGGCTTCTCGATCCAGCCCGGCGAGTTCGTGAAGATCATGATCGCGATCTTCTTCGCCGGCTACCTGGTCATCCACCGCGACTCGCTGGCCCTGACGGGCCGCAAGTTCCTCGGCATGCGGCTGCCACCGATGCGCCAGCTCGGACCCATCATCACGGTGTGGATCCTCTCGATGCTGGTGCTGGTCTTCGAGCGGGACCTGGGCACGTCGCTGATCTTCTTCGGCGTCTTCGTGGTGATGCTGTACGTCGCCACCGAGCGCACCAGCTGGATCGTGTGCGGGCTGCTCATGGCCTCGGCGGGCGCCTTCGTGGTCGGCTCGACGGAACCGCACGTCAAGGCGCGCGTGGCGGCCTGGCTGAACCCGCTCTCCGTCTACTGGGAAACCCCTCCCCCGGGCGTCACCTCGGACCAGTCGGCGCAGGCGCTCTTCAGCTTCGGCACGGGCGGCATCTCCGGGACCGGCCTCGGCATGGGACACCCCGAGCTGATCAAGTTCGCCGGCCGCAGCGACTTCATCCTCACCACCGTGGGCGAGGAACTGGGCCTGGCCGGGGTCATGGCCGTCCTGATCCTCTACGCGCTCCTCGTGCAGCGCGGCCTGCGGATGGCGCTCGGCGCCCGCGACCCCTTCGGCAAACTGCTGGCGGTCGGCCTCGCCTCGGCGCTGGCGCTCCAGGTCTTCGTGGTCGCCGGAGGCGTCACGGGCCTGATCCCCCTGACGGGCAAGGCACTGCCCTTCCTGGCCAAGGGCGGCTCGTCCCTCCTGGCCAACTGGATCATGATCGCCCTCCTTCTGCGCATCAGCGACAGCGCGGAACGCCAACGCGAGGCGGACGCCCGAGGCCCGGCGGAAACGACGATCACCCCGGTGGTGCAGGTGTAG
- a CDS encoding GntR family transcriptional regulator: MTSQGATRQPKYQRIADALRKSIQAGEYGPGDRLPGENDLMAAYEVARMTARQALGVLQNEGLAEARKGAGVFVRAFRPLRRRGLQRLAQEQWGAGRSIWSTDSEDRELVVDQIDVREEEADDRVCDALGITPGTRVWARSRRFVLDGKPVLFATSYLPSDVVADSPITQRETGPGGTYARLAELGHGPVHFREEIRSRMPSAEEADRLSLAMGTPVIRIVRTAFAEDGRAVEVNEMTLDSASYILEYDFDA, from the coding sequence ATGACCAGCCAGGGCGCTACTCGGCAGCCGAAGTACCAGCGGATCGCCGACGCGCTGAGGAAGTCCATCCAGGCGGGCGAATACGGTCCGGGTGACCGGCTGCCGGGTGAGAACGACCTCATGGCCGCGTACGAGGTCGCCCGGATGACGGCCCGCCAGGCCCTCGGCGTCCTCCAGAACGAAGGCCTCGCCGAGGCGCGGAAGGGCGCCGGAGTCTTCGTCCGGGCGTTCAGGCCCCTGCGGCGGCGCGGTCTCCAGCGGTTGGCGCAGGAACAGTGGGGTGCCGGCCGCTCCATCTGGTCGACGGACTCCGAGGACCGGGAGCTGGTCGTCGACCAGATCGACGTACGTGAAGAAGAGGCGGACGACCGCGTCTGCGACGCGCTCGGCATCACACCGGGAACCCGGGTATGGGCGCGCAGCCGCCGTTTCGTGCTCGACGGCAAGCCGGTGCTCTTCGCGACCTCCTACCTGCCGTCGGACGTCGTCGCCGATTCCCCCATCACCCAGCGCGAGACGGGCCCGGGCGGGACGTACGCGCGGCTGGCCGAGCTGGGCCACGGCCCGGTCCACTTCCGCGAGGAGATCCGCTCCCGGATGCCCTCCGCCGAAGAGGCCGACCGACTCTCCCTCGCGATGGGCACGCCCGTCATCCGCATCGTCCGCACCGCGTTCGCCGAGGACGGACGAGCCGTCGAGGTCAACGAGATGACCCTGGACTCCGCCTCCTACATCCTGGAATACGACTTCGACGCCTAG
- a CDS encoding DUF3592 domain-containing protein, with the protein MLALGATYGPGSGVIGLLVAALGIAGLVSMVRVALVNRRTIREGVVAEARCLEAYVVHNRSSDGYTTSQRRLILGFLTPEGRDVRTELVAQVPYAVGDTVPVRYLPECPERVVPAGATFGIGLSAGLKGVAMLGLVYAGLSLMVMALGADWA; encoded by the coding sequence ATGCTTGCTCTGGGTGCGACGTACGGGCCCGGCTCGGGGGTGATCGGGCTGCTGGTTGCCGCCCTGGGTATTGCGGGACTGGTCTCCATGGTGCGCGTGGCGCTGGTGAACCGAAGAACCATCCGGGAGGGGGTGGTGGCAGAGGCCCGCTGCCTGGAGGCGTACGTGGTGCACAACCGCTCTTCGGACGGATACACCACCAGCCAGCGGCGGCTGATCCTGGGATTCCTGACGCCGGAAGGACGGGACGTACGCACCGAGCTGGTGGCCCAGGTCCCCTACGCCGTCGGCGACACCGTGCCCGTGCGGTACCTGCCGGAGTGCCCCGAGCGGGTCGTGCCGGCCGGAGCGACGTTCGGGATCGGCCTCTCCGCCGGCCTCAAGGGTGTGGCGATGCTCGGCCTCGTCTACGCGGGACTCTCCCTCATGGTGATGGCGCTCGGCGCCGACTGGGCGTAG
- a CDS encoding polysaccharide deacetylase family protein has translation MRRLVAGTLAAGALALSLAGCGASVEPIERLGRKTTQEPSQTPSASASAPASSPAPAPGGASDEAYKKWGLTAPVQYAPKPAQKPQLPKADPGKVPVIDRIPLPAGEKIVFLTFDDGSEKDPEFLKMAADLKLPISMFLTDSVASSDYGHFEKLRDNGSASTVNNHTLTHPNLRTLSFEAQKKEICGQQDKLEQRFGQRPPLFRPPFGNYNDDTLRAASECGVSSILLWRVSMQINNFQYAQGSALQPGDIVLAHFRGPSELKGATEIQMTTRMLQRIQEQGYKIGRLEDYL, from the coding sequence GTGCGCCGGTTGGTAGCCGGAACACTGGCGGCCGGCGCGCTCGCGCTCTCCCTGGCGGGGTGCGGGGCGAGTGTGGAGCCCATCGAACGACTGGGCCGCAAGACGACGCAGGAGCCGTCGCAGACGCCGTCCGCGTCCGCGTCGGCACCTGCGTCCTCGCCCGCGCCCGCGCCGGGCGGCGCATCCGACGAGGCGTACAAGAAGTGGGGCCTGACGGCCCCCGTCCAGTACGCGCCGAAGCCCGCCCAGAAGCCGCAGCTTCCGAAGGCGGACCCGGGCAAGGTCCCGGTGATAGACCGAATACCCCTGCCGGCCGGGGAGAAAATAGTCTTCCTGACCTTCGACGACGGCTCGGAGAAGGACCCCGAGTTCCTCAAGATGGCGGCCGACCTCAAGCTGCCGATCAGCATGTTCCTGACGGACAGCGTGGCCTCGTCGGACTACGGGCACTTCGAGAAGCTCCGCGACAACGGCTCGGCGAGCACGGTGAACAACCACACGCTGACCCACCCGAACCTGCGGACCCTCTCCTTCGAGGCGCAGAAGAAGGAGATATGCGGCCAGCAGGACAAGCTGGAGCAGCGCTTCGGCCAGCGCCCGCCGCTCTTCCGCCCGCCCTTCGGCAACTACAACGACGACACCCTCCGGGCGGCCTCGGAGTGCGGTGTCTCGTCGATTCTCCTGTGGCGGGTGTCGATGCAGATCAACAACTTCCAGTACGCCCAGGGCTCCGCCCTCCAGCCCGGCGACATCGTCCTGGCCCACTTCCGCGGCCCGTCCGAACTCAAGGGCGCGACGGAGATCCAGATGACGACCCGCATGCTCCAGCGCATCCAGGAACAGGGCTACAAGATCGGCCGCCTGGAGGACTACCTGTAG
- a CDS encoding polysaccharide deacetylase family protein produces the protein MAVAALLVAALGTACGSGQSGAPDKAEKSKAAKGSEAGAAGALSAAEKAKALQQARVAAAKKWGLRKVPLAAPAAPKEKPHIGTRDGFEVWNHEEDELPPVFTTVPTEDKVVFLTIDDGSEKDPEFLKMMQELKIPYTAFLSDYLVKDNYPYFKQMQAAGVTLNNHTLNHRYMPGLSYEQQREEICGQQDTIQKTFGKRPTLFRPPYGNYNDDTLKAAKSCGIKAVPLWNAEAFTNRMDYREWDRDLHPGDIILTHFRGKEDWKGTMPDMIRHVMKTVTDKGYAVARLEDYL, from the coding sequence GTGGCCGTGGCCGCCCTGCTGGTAGCCGCCCTCGGCACGGCGTGCGGCTCGGGGCAGTCGGGGGCCCCGGACAAGGCCGAGAAGTCGAAGGCCGCCAAGGGCTCGGAGGCGGGCGCCGCGGGCGCGCTCAGCGCCGCCGAGAAGGCCAAGGCGCTGCAGCAGGCGCGCGTCGCCGCGGCGAAGAAGTGGGGGCTGCGCAAGGTGCCGCTCGCCGCTCCCGCGGCGCCGAAGGAGAAGCCCCACATCGGCACGCGCGACGGCTTCGAGGTGTGGAACCACGAAGAGGACGAACTGCCCCCGGTCTTCACCACCGTCCCCACCGAGGACAAGGTCGTCTTCCTGACCATCGACGACGGCTCGGAGAAGGACCCCGAGTTCCTGAAGATGATGCAGGAGCTGAAGATCCCGTACACGGCCTTCCTCAGCGACTACCTGGTGAAGGACAACTACCCGTACTTCAAGCAGATGCAGGCCGCCGGCGTCACCCTGAACAACCACACCCTCAACCACCGCTACATGCCGGGGCTGTCGTACGAGCAGCAGCGCGAGGAGATCTGCGGCCAGCAGGACACCATCCAGAAGACGTTCGGCAAGCGGCCGACCCTCTTCCGGCCGCCGTACGGCAACTACAACGACGACACCCTCAAGGCGGCGAAGTCCTGCGGCATCAAGGCGGTCCCGCTGTGGAACGCCGAGGCGTTCACGAACCGCATGGACTACCGCGAGTGGGACCGCGACCTCCACCCCGGTGACATCATCCTCACGCACTTCCGGGGTAAGGAGGACTGGAAGGGCACGATGCCTGACATGATCCGTCATGTCATGAAGACCGTCACGGACAAGGGTTATGCCGTGGCTCGCCTGGAGGACTACTTGTGA
- a CDS encoding class I SAM-dependent methyltransferase: MTPEDFAALLTPEGRALLDSLRDHDPAQELAVATRLRREHPAGLVSAALGQARLRQRAVAKFGSEDAFRMYFTPGGGEMATRASVASYRAERLAALGVRSLADLCCGIGGDALALARLGIRVLAVDHDPLTVAVARANAEALGLADLIEVREADVTEVDTSGYDAVFIDPARRGGRGRIFDPESYSPPLSWAVETARAAKYAAIKIAPGIPHEAVPAEAEAEWISDQGDVKEAVLWFGTDPGTVRATLLPGPRELRTADPLPDPEAGPVGRWLYEPDGAVIRAHLVAEVAAQLDGRLIDPTIAYITADELRATPYATAYEITDVLPFGLKKLKALLREREVGILTVKKRGSAVEPEELRKKVKPQGRNSATVFLTRVAGAPSMLIGAPAPAVPPEA; the protein is encoded by the coding sequence GTGACCCCCGAAGACTTCGCCGCCCTCCTCACCCCCGAGGGCCGTGCCCTCCTCGACTCGCTCCGCGACCACGACCCCGCCCAGGAGCTGGCCGTCGCCACCCGGCTGCGCCGCGAGCACCCCGCCGGGCTGGTCTCCGCGGCCCTCGGGCAGGCCCGGCTGCGGCAGCGCGCGGTGGCGAAGTTCGGGTCCGAGGACGCCTTCCGGATGTACTTCACCCCCGGCGGCGGCGAGATGGCCACCCGCGCGTCCGTGGCCTCGTACCGGGCGGAACGGCTCGCGGCCCTCGGCGTGCGCAGCCTGGCCGACCTGTGCTGCGGCATCGGCGGGGACGCGCTCGCCCTGGCCCGGCTCGGCATCCGGGTGCTCGCGGTGGACCACGACCCGCTGACGGTCGCCGTCGCGCGCGCCAACGCCGAGGCGCTGGGGCTGGCGGACCTGATCGAGGTCCGGGAGGCCGACGTGACGGAGGTGGACACCTCGGGCTACGACGCGGTCTTCATCGACCCGGCCCGGCGCGGGGGCCGCGGGCGGATCTTCGACCCGGAGTCCTACTCGCCGCCGCTGTCGTGGGCCGTGGAAACGGCCCGTGCGGCGAAGTACGCGGCCATCAAGATCGCCCCCGGGATCCCGCACGAGGCGGTCCCCGCGGAGGCCGAGGCCGAGTGGATCTCCGACCAGGGGGACGTCAAGGAGGCCGTGCTCTGGTTCGGCACCGACCCCGGGACCGTGCGCGCCACCCTGCTCCCCGGGCCGCGCGAGCTGCGCACCGCCGATCCGCTGCCCGACCCGGAGGCCGGGCCGGTGGGCCGCTGGCTCTACGAGCCCGACGGCGCCGTGATCCGCGCCCATCTGGTCGCCGAGGTCGCCGCGCAGCTGGACGGCCGGCTGATCGACCCGACCATCGCCTACATCACCGCGGACGAGCTGCGGGCGACGCCGTACGCGACCGCGTACGAGATCACCGACGTGCTGCCCTTCGGCCTGAAGAAGCTGAAGGCCCTGCTGCGCGAGCGCGAGGTCGGGATCCTGACCGTGAAGAAGCGCGGTTCGGCCGTCGAGCCCGAGGAACTGCGCAAGAAGGTCAAGCCGCAGGGCCGGAACTCGGCGACCGTCTTCCTGACCCGGGTGGCGGGCGCCCCCTCCATGCTGATCGGCGCCCCGGCGCCGGCCGTCCCGCCCGAGGCGTAG
- the tsaD gene encoding tRNA (adenosine(37)-N6)-threonylcarbamoyltransferase complex transferase subunit TsaD, giving the protein MADEPLVLGIETSCDETGVGVVRGTTLLADAIASSVDEHARFGGVVPEVASRAHLEAMVPTIERALKEAGVSARDLDGIAVTAGPGLAGALLVGTSAAKAYAYALGKPLYGVNHLASHICVDQLEHGPLPEPTMALLVSGGHSSLLLAPDITSDVRPLGATIDDAAGEAFDKIARVLQLGFPGGPVIDRLAKEGDPKAINFPRGLTGSRDPAYDFSFSGLKTAVARWIEAKRNAGEEVPVRDVAASFQEAVVDVLTRKAIRACKDEGVDHLMIGGGVAANSRLRSLAQERCDAAGITLRVPRPKLCTDNGAMVAALGAEMVKRNRPASDWDLSADSSLPVTDPHVPGTSHAHGHSHGNGHSHGHGHDHDHVHELSKDNLYS; this is encoded by the coding sequence ATGGCTGACGAACCGCTCGTCCTCGGCATCGAGACGTCCTGCGACGAGACCGGCGTCGGCGTCGTCCGCGGAACCACCCTCCTCGCGGACGCGATCGCGTCGAGCGTCGACGAGCACGCCCGCTTCGGCGGCGTCGTGCCCGAGGTGGCCTCGCGGGCCCACCTGGAGGCGATGGTCCCCACCATCGAACGCGCCCTGAAGGAGGCCGGCGTCAGCGCCCGCGACCTCGACGGCATCGCGGTCACGGCCGGCCCCGGCCTCGCCGGGGCGCTGCTGGTGGGCACCTCGGCCGCCAAGGCCTACGCGTACGCCCTCGGCAAGCCCCTGTACGGCGTCAACCACCTGGCCTCGCACATCTGCGTCGACCAGCTGGAGCACGGCCCGCTGCCCGAGCCGACCATGGCGCTCCTGGTGTCCGGCGGGCACTCCTCGCTGCTGCTGGCCCCCGACATCACCTCCGACGTACGGCCGCTCGGCGCGACCATCGACGACGCCGCGGGCGAGGCCTTCGACAAGATCGCGCGCGTGCTCCAGCTGGGCTTCCCCGGCGGCCCGGTCATCGACCGGCTCGCCAAGGAGGGCGACCCGAAGGCGATCAACTTCCCGCGCGGCCTGACGGGCTCGCGCGACCCCGCGTACGACTTCTCCTTCTCCGGCCTGAAGACCGCCGTCGCCCGCTGGATCGAGGCGAAGCGCAACGCGGGCGAGGAGGTGCCGGTGCGCGATGTCGCGGCGTCCTTCCAGGAGGCCGTCGTGGACGTCCTGACCCGCAAGGCGATCCGGGCGTGCAAGGACGAGGGCGTCGACCACCTGATGATCGGCGGCGGTGTGGCGGCCAACTCGCGGCTGCGCTCGCTCGCCCAGGAGCGCTGCGACGCCGCGGGCATCACCCTGCGCGTGCCGCGGCCGAAGCTGTGCACGGACAACGGGGCGATGGTGGCCGCGCTCGGCGCCGAGATGGTCAAGCGGAACCGGCCGGCCTCGGACTGGGACCTGTCGGCGGACTCCTCGCTGCCGGTGACGGACCCGCACGTGCCGGGGACGTCCCACGCGCACGGCCACTCGCACGGAAACGGCCACTCGCACGGTCACGGTCACGACCACGACCACGTGCACGAGCTGAGCAAGGACAACCTCTACTCGTGA
- the rimI gene encoding ribosomal protein S18-alanine N-acetyltransferase produces MRWWDIAPVLELEHDLFPEDAWSAGMFWSELAHARGPQATRRYVVAETPDGRLVGYAGLAAAGDLADVQTIAAARDQWGTGLGARLLTDLLRAATAFECAEVLLEVRVDNTRAQKLYERFGFEPIGFRRGYYQPGNVDALVMRLTDPAQARTESSESNG; encoded by the coding sequence ATGCGCTGGTGGGACATCGCACCGGTGCTGGAACTGGAGCACGACCTCTTCCCGGAGGACGCCTGGTCCGCCGGGATGTTCTGGTCCGAACTGGCCCACGCGCGCGGCCCGCAGGCCACCCGCCGCTACGTCGTCGCCGAGACGCCCGACGGCCGCCTCGTCGGCTACGCCGGACTGGCCGCCGCCGGCGACCTGGCCGACGTACAGACCATCGCGGCCGCCCGCGACCAGTGGGGGACCGGGCTCGGCGCCCGGCTCCTGACCGACCTGCTGCGCGCCGCCACCGCGTTCGAATGCGCCGAGGTGCTGCTGGAGGTGCGCGTGGACAACACGCGCGCCCAGAAGCTCTACGAGCGCTTCGGTTTCGAGCCCATCGGCTTCCGGCGCGGCTACTACCAGCCGGGCAACGTCGACGCGCTCGTCATGCGACTGACCGACCCCGCACAAGCACGAACTGAGAGCAGTGAGAGCAATGGCTGA
- the tsaB gene encoding tRNA (adenosine(37)-N6)-threonylcarbamoyltransferase complex dimerization subunit type 1 TsaB encodes MLLLAVDTATPAVTVALHDGESVLAESDQVDARRHGELLIPSVDRVLAEAGLKLDAITGIVVGVGPGPYTGLRVGLVTASTFAAVLGVPVHGLCTLDGLAYAAGTAGIEGPFTVATDARRKEVYWARYEDPRTRVGEPAVDRPADIAEEVAGLPAVGQGALLYPEVFPDARGPEHQSAAALASLAAERLAAGAEFLPPTPLYLRRPDAQVPKNYKVVTPQ; translated from the coding sequence GTGCTCTTGCTCGCTGTAGATACCGCCACGCCCGCCGTCACCGTCGCCCTGCACGACGGCGAGTCCGTCCTCGCCGAGTCCGACCAGGTCGACGCCCGCCGCCACGGGGAGCTGCTGATCCCCTCCGTGGACCGCGTCCTCGCCGAGGCCGGCCTGAAGCTCGACGCGATCACCGGCATCGTGGTCGGCGTCGGACCCGGCCCCTACACCGGGCTGCGCGTCGGCCTCGTCACCGCCTCCACCTTCGCCGCCGTACTGGGCGTGCCCGTCCACGGCCTGTGCACGCTGGACGGACTCGCCTACGCCGCGGGCACCGCCGGAATCGAGGGCCCCTTCACCGTCGCCACCGACGCGCGGCGCAAGGAGGTCTACTGGGCACGCTACGAGGACCCGCGCACCCGCGTCGGCGAGCCCGCGGTGGACCGCCCGGCGGACATCGCCGAGGAGGTCGCGGGCCTGCCCGCGGTGGGCCAGGGCGCACTCCTGTACCCCGAGGTGTTCCCGGACGCACGGGGCCCCGAGCACCAGTCGGCCGCCGCGCTGGCCTCCCTGGCGGCGGAACGGCTGGCCGCGGGCGCGGAGTTCCTCCCTCCGACCCCGCTCTACCTGCGCCGCCCCGACGCGCAGGTGCCCAAGAACTACAAGGTGGTCACCCCGCAGTGA
- the tsaE gene encoding tRNA (adenosine(37)-N6)-threonylcarbamoyltransferase complex ATPase subunit type 1 TsaE: MEEVPLEAQRSQAPEAESGRGAQTRITVDSPRAMQELGRRIAGLLRPGDLVLLTGELGAGKTTLTRGLGEGLGVRGAVTSPTFVIARVHPSLTGGPALVHVDAYRLGGGLDEMEDLDLDVSLPESVVVVEWGDGKVEELSDDRLHVVIARAVGHEEVLDDVREVAVRGVGARWGAGAGLEALAGAFSE; encoded by the coding sequence ATGGAAGAAGTACCGCTGGAAGCACAGCGCAGCCAGGCACCCGAAGCTGAGTCCGGGCGCGGCGCGCAGACCCGGATCACCGTCGACTCCCCCCGTGCGATGCAGGAGTTGGGCCGCCGGATCGCCGGCCTGCTGCGCCCCGGTGACCTCGTCCTGCTGACCGGTGAGCTGGGCGCGGGCAAGACCACGCTGACCCGGGGCCTCGGCGAGGGGCTGGGCGTGCGCGGGGCCGTGACCTCGCCGACCTTCGTGATCGCCCGGGTTCACCCCTCGCTGACCGGCGGGCCGGCGCTGGTGCACGTGGACGCGTACCGCCTGGGCGGCGGGCTGGACGAGATGGAGGACCTGGACCTCGACGTCTCGCTGCCCGAGTCCGTCGTCGTCGTCGAGTGGGGCGACGGCAAGGTCGAGGAGCTCTCCGACGACAGGCTGCACGTGGTGATCGCGCGGGCCGTCGGCCACGAGGAGGTCCTGGACGACGTGCGGGAGGTCGCGGTGCGCGGGGTCGGAGCGCGCTGGGGCGCCGGAGCGGGGCTGGAGGCCCTGGCCGGAGCGTTCTCGGAGTAA